In Scyliorhinus canicula chromosome 18, sScyCan1.1, whole genome shotgun sequence, a single window of DNA contains:
- the LOC119953544 gene encoding myeloid-associated differentiation marker-like protein 2, whose protein sequence is MMEPGGPYLNSSALLSPLGLLRCLQALFGCITLSLVAHDGGFGAASGHFCMFAWGWCLALTALILSFEFTRLHSCLSISWDNFTIAFAMLATLMYVTATTIYPIYFVELECDQCQSRNFRISATTSSALACIAYAVEIHLTRAKPGHTGAYMATTSGLLKVVQAYVACILFGALLSGSEYSRYPATQWCVGVYSLCFIITALVIALNVSGRAGLLRCPFDRVVVLYTFLATLLYLSAAVIWPVFCFDNKYGSMERPASCSLGDCAWDSQLIIAIFTYINLILYTVDLIYSQKIRYIAEP, encoded by the coding sequence ATGATGGAGCCGGGGGGTCCCTATCTGAACAGTTCTGCCCTGCTGTCCCCGCTGGGACTGCTCCGCTGCCTGCAGGCTCTGTTCGGCTGCATCACCCTCAGCCTGGTGGCTCACGACGGCGGTTTCGGCGCTGCCTCCGGCCACTTCTGCATGTTCGCCTGGGGCTGGTGCCTGGCCCTCACCGCCCTCATCCTCTCCTTCGAGTTCACCCGGCTGCACAGCTGCCTGAGCATCTCCTGGGACAACTTCACCATCGCCTTTGCCATGCTAGCCACACTCATGTATGTGACAGCCACCACCATCTACCCCATCTACTTTGTGGAGCTGGAATGCGACCAATGCCAGTCCAGGAACTTCAGgatctctgccaccacctcctcggCCCTGGCCTGCATTGCCTACGCGGTGGAGATCCACCTGACCCGGGCCAAACCGGGCCACACCGGTGCCTACATGGCCACCACCTCTGGGCTGCTCAAGGTGGTCCAGGCTTATGTCGCCTGCATCTTGTTTGGTGCCCTGCTGAGCGGCAGCGAGTACAGCCGCTACCCAGCCACCCAGTGGTGTGTGGGGGTCTACTCTCTCTGCTTCATCATCACCGCCCTGGTCATCGCCCTCAATGTGTCCGGAAGGGCCGGCCTGCTGAGATGCCCCTTCGACAGGGTGGTGGTCCTCTACACCTTCCTGGCCACCCTGCTCTACCTGAGTGCCGCCGTCATCTGGCCTGTGTTCTGCTTCGACAACAAGTACGGCTCGATGGAGAGGCCGGCCAGCTGCTCCCTGGGGGACTGCGCCTGGGACAGCCAGCTCATCATCGCCATCTTCACCTACATCAACCTCATCCTCTACACCGTCGATCTGATCTACTCGCAAAAGATCCGCTACATCGCAGAACCTTGA